The proteins below come from a single Megalops cyprinoides isolate fMegCyp1 chromosome 5, fMegCyp1.pri, whole genome shotgun sequence genomic window:
- the LOC118777549 gene encoding myosin heavy chain, fast skeletal muscle-like isoform X2, whose protein sequence is MSTDAEMAIYGKAAIYLRKPEKERIEAQSKPFDAKTACYVTDTKELYLKGTILSKEGGKVSVKVLDTDAVIKEDDVSPMNPPKFDKIEDMAMMTHLNEASVLYNLKERYAAWMIYTYSGLFCVTVNPYKWLPVYDQEVVTAYRGKKRMEAPPHIFSVSDNAYQFMLTDRENQSVLITGESGAGKTVNTKRVIQYFATIAVAGDKKKEAAAAGKMQGSLEDQIIAANPLLEAYGNAKTVRNDNSSRFGKFIRIHFGTSGKLASADIETYLLEKSRVTFQLPDERGYHIFYQMMTNHKPELIEMTLITTNPYDFPMISQGQISVASIDDKEELVATDSAIDILGFSSEEKMGIYKLTGAVIHHGNMKFKQKQREEQAEPDGTEVADKIAYLLGLNSADMLKALCYPRVKVGNEFVTKGQTVPQVNNSVSALAKSIYERMFLWMVIRINQMLDTKQPRQFFIGVLDIAGFEIFDFNSMEQLCINFTNEKLQQFFNHHMFVLEQEEYKKEGIDWEFIDFGMDLAACIELIEKPMGIFSILEEECMFPKASDTTFKNKLYDQHLGKNNAFQKPKPAKGKAEAHFSLVHYAGTVDYNICGWLDKNKDPLNDSVVQLYQKSSVKLLALLYVSAESSGGGKKGGKKKGGSMQTVSSQFRENLGKLMTNLRSTHPHFVRCLIPNESKTPGLMENFLVIHQLRCNGVLEGIRICRKGFPSRILYGDFKQRYKVLNASVIPEGQFIDNKKAAEKLLGSIDVDHTQYKFGHTKVFFKAGLLGTLEEMRDEKLATLVTMTQALCRGFLMRKEFVKMMERREAIFTIQYNIRSFMNVKHWPWMKLYFKIKPLLKSAEAEKEMAQMKEDFAKCKEDLAKAEARKKELEEKMVSLLQEKNDLQLQVASESESLVDAEERCEGLIKSKIQLEAKLKETSERLEDEEEINAELTAKKRKLEDECSELKKDIDDLELTLAKVEKEKHATENKVKNLTEEMASQDEAIAKLTKEKKALQEAHQQTLDDLQAEEDKVNTLTKAKTKLEQQVDDLEGSLEQEKKLRMDLERAKRKLEGDLKLAQESIMDLENDKQQSEEKLKKKDFETSQLLSKIEDEQSLGAQLQKKIKELQARIEELEEEIEAERAARAKVEKQRADLSRELEEISERLEEAGGATAAQIEMNKKREAEFQKLRRDLEESTLQHEATAAALRKKQADSVAELGEQIDNLQRVKQKLEKEKSEYKMEIDDLASNMEAIAKTKANLEKLCRTLEDQLSEIKTKNDENVRQLNDMGGQKARLLTENGEFGRQLEEKESLVSQLTRGKQAFTQQIEELKRLIEEEVKAKNALAHALQSSRHDCDLLREQFEEEQEAKAELQRGMSKANSEVAQWRTKYETDAIQRTEELEEAKKKLAQRLQEAEEQIEAVNSKCASLEKTKQRLQGEVEDLMIDVERANAQAANLDKKQRNFDKVLAECKQKFEEGQAELEGAQKEARTLSTELFKMKNSYEEALDQLETLKRENKNLQQEIADLTEQIGESGKAIHELEKAKKTVETEKAEIQTALEEAEGTLEHEESKILRVQLELNQIKGEVDRKLAEKDEEMEQIKRNSQRVVESMQSTLDSEVRSRNDALRVKKKMEGDLNEMEIQLSHANRQAAEAQKQLRNIQGQLKDAQLHLDDALRSQEDLKEQAAMVERRNTLMLAEIEELRAALEQTERGRKVAEQELVDASERVGLLHSQNTSLLNTKKKLEGDFVQLQSEVDDTIQEARNAEEKAKKAITDAAMMAEELKKEQDTSAHLERMKKNLEITVKDLQHRLDEAENLAMKGGKKQLQKLESRVRELESEVEGEQKRGADAVKGVRKYERRVKELTYQTEEDKKNINRLQDLVDKLQLKVKAYKRQAEEAEEQANTHLSKFRKVQHELEEAEERADIAESQVNKMRAKSRDAGKAKESAE, encoded by the exons ATGAGTACGGACGCGGAGATGGCCATCTATGGCAAGGCTGCCATATACCTGCGGAAgccagagaaggagagaatcGAGGCACAAAGCAAGCCTTTCGATGCCAAAACCGCCTGTTACGTGACCGATACCAAGGAGCTGTACCTCAAAGGCACAATCCTGAGCAAAGAGGGGGGCAAAGTCTCTGTCAAAGTGCTCGATACCGATGCAGTAA TTAAGGAGGATGACGTCAGCCCAATGAACCCCCCCAAGTTCGATAAAATTGAGGACATGGCCATGATGACCCACCTCAATGAAGCCTCTGTGCTGTATAACCTCAAAGAGCGTTACGCAGCATGGATGATCTAC ACCTACTCTGGgctgttctgtgtcactgtaAATCCCTACAAGTGGCTCCCAGTGTACGACCAAGAAGTTGTGACAGCATACAGAGGCAAAAAGCGCATGGAGGCCCCACCACACATCTTCTCTGTCTCAGACAATGCCTATCAGTTTATGCTTACTG ATAGAGAAAACCAGTCTGTCCTGATTAC TGGAGAATCTGGTGCCGGAAAGACTGTGAACACCAAACGTGTCATCCAGTACTTTGCGACAATCGCAGTTGCAGgtgacaaaaagaaagaagctgcagctgctggcaaaATGCAG GGATCTCTGGAGGATCAGATTATTGCTGCTAACCCCCTGCTGGAAGCTTACGGCAATGCCAAGACTGTGAGGAATGACAACTCCTCTCGCTTT GGTAAATTCATCAGAATTCACTTCGGCACCTCAGGAAAACTGGCCAGTGCTGACATTGAAACTT ATCTGCTGGAAAAGTCAAGAGTGACATTCCAGCTTCCAGATGAGAGAGGCTACCACATCTTCTATCAGATGATGACAAACCACAAGCCTGAGCTGATTG AAATGACGCTCATCACAACCAACCCCTACGATTTCCCCATGATCAGCCAGGGCCAGATTAGTGTGGCCAGCATTGATGACAAGGAGGAGCTGGTGGCCACAGAT TCTGCCATTGACATCCTGGGCTTCAGTTCAGAGGAGAAAATGGGCATCTACAAGCTGACTGGTGCTGTGATCCATCATGGAAACATGAAGTTCAAGCAGAAGCAGCGTGAGGAGCAGGCTGAACCAGATGGCACTGAGG TGGCTGACAAAATTGCTTATCTGCTGGGCTTGAACTCAGCAGACATGCTGAAGGCTCTGTGCTACCCCAGAGTAAAGGTCGGAAATGAGTTTGTCACCAAGGGGCAGACTGTACCACAG GTCAACAATTCCGTGAGTGCTCTGGCCAAGTCTATCTATGAGAGGATGTTCTTGTGGATGGTCATCCGCATTAACCAGATGCTGGACACAAAGCAGCCCAGGCAGTTCTTCATTGGTGTGCTGGACATTGCTGGTTTTGAGATCTTTGAT TTCAACAGCATGGAACAGCTGTGCATCAACTTCACCAATGAGAAACTGCAACAGTTCTTCAACCACCACATGTTTGTGCTGGAACAAGAGGAGTACAAGAAAGAGGGAATTGACTGGGAGTTCATTGACTTCGGTATGGACTTGGCTGCCTGCATTGAGCTCATTGAGAAG CCCATGGGCATCTTCTCCATCCTTGAAGAGGAGTGTATGTTCCCTAAGGCTTCCGACACTACCTTCAAGAACAAACTGTATGACCAGCATCTTGGCAAGAACAATGCCTTCCAGAAGCCCAAGCCTGCCAAAGGCAAGGCTGAGGCCCACTTCTCCCTGGTGCACTACGCTGGCACTGTGGACTACAACATCTGCGGCTGGCTGGACAAGAACAAGGACCCCCTGAACGACTCTGTGGTACAGCTGTACCAGAAGTCCTCAGTCAAACTGCTAGCTCTTCTGTATGTATCTGCTG AGAGCAGCGGTGGTGGCAAGAAGGGAGGCAAGAAGAAGGGTGGTTCCATGCAGACCGTGTCCTCTCAGTTCAGG GAGAACTTGGGCAAGCTGATGACCAACTTGAGAAGCACTCATCCTCACTTTGTGCGTTGCTTGATTCCAAATGAATCAAAGACACCAG GTCTCATGGAGAACTTCCTGGTCATCCACCAGCTGAGATGTAATGGTGTGCTGGAAGGTATCAGAATCTGTAGAAAGGGTTTCCCCAGCAGAATCCTCTATGGTGACTTCAAGCAGAG GTACAAAGTACTAAATGCCAGTGTTATCCCAGAAGGACAGTTCATTGACAACAAGAAGGCTGCTGAGAAGCTCTTGGGATCCATTGATGTGGATCACACACAGTACAAGTTTGGACATActaag gtgttcttcaaagctggTCTCCTTGGTACTCTTGAAGAGATGCGAGATGAGAAACTGGCAACTCTGGTGACCATGACTCAGGCTCTGTGCCGTGGTTTCCTCATGAGAAAGGAGTTTGTGAAGATGATGGAGAGGAG GGAGGCCATTTTCACCATCCAGTACAACATTCGCTCATTCATGAATGTGAAGCACTGGCCATGGATGAAGCTGTACTTCAAAATCAAGCCACTTCTGAAGAGTGCTGAAGCTGAGAAGGAAATGGCCCAAATGAAGGAGGACTTTGCCAAATGCAAGGAAGATCTGGCCAAGGCAGAAGCCAGGAAGAAGGAGCTTGAGGAGAAAATGGTTTCTCTGCTGCAAGAGAAGAATGATCTGCAGCTCCAAGTAGCATCT GAATCTGAAAGTCTTGTGGATGCTGAGGAGAGATGCGAGGGGCTCATCAAAAGTAAGATCCAGCTTGAAGCAAAACTCAAAGAGACGTCTGAAAGACTGGAAGATGAGGAGGAAATCAATGCCGAGCTGACAGCCAAGAAGAGGAAACTAGAGGACGAGTGCTCCGAGCTGAAGAAAGACATTGATGACTTAGAGCTCACCTTGGCTAAagtggagaaggagaaacaTGCCACAGAAAACAAG GTTAAAAACCTGACTGAAGAGATGGCCTCTCAGGATGAGGCCATTGCCAAGCTGACTAAGGAAAAGAAAGCCCTCCAAGAGGCACACCAGCAGACTCTTGATGATCTCCAGGCAGAGGAGGACAAAGTCAACACTCTGACCAAAGCTAAGACCAAGCTTGAGCAACAAGTGGATGAT CTTGAAGGGTCTCTGGAACAAGAGAAGAAGCTTCGCATGGACCTTGAGAGAGCCAAGAGAAAGCTTGAGGGTGATCTGAAACTGGCCCAGGAATCCATAATGGATCTGGAGAATGACAAGCAGCAGTCAGAGGAGAAGCTCAAGAA GAAGGACTTTGAGACCAGCCAGCTCCTCAGCAAGATAGAGGATGAACAATCCTTGGGTGCTCAGCTTCAGAAGAAGATTAAGGAGCTTCAG GCTCGAATTGAGGAACTGGAGGAAGAAATCGAGGCAGAGCGTGCTGCTCGGGCCAAGGTTGAGAAGCAGAGGGCTGATCTCTCCAGGGAGCTTGAGGAGATCAGTGAGAGGCTAGAAGAGGCTGGTGGTGCCACTGCTGCTCAGATTGAGATGAACAAGAAGCGTGAAGCTGAGTTCCAGAAGCTGCGTCGTGACCTGGAGGAATCCACCCTCCAGCATGAAGCTACTGCTGCCGCTCTCCGCAAGAAGCAGGCCGACAGCGTGGCGGAACTGGGAGAACAGATCGACAACCTTCAGCGTGTCAAGcagaagctggagaaggagaagagcgaatacaaaatggaaattgaTGATCTCGCAAGCAACATGGAAGCTATTGCTAAAACAAAG gcaAATCTGGAGAAGCTGTGCCGTACTCTTGAAGACCAGCTGAGTGAAATCAAGACGAAGAATGATGAGAATGTGCGACAGTTAAATGACATGGGAGGACAGAAAGCAAGGCTTCTGACAGAGAATG GTGAATTTGGTCGCCAGCTTGAAGAGAAGGAATCTCTGGTGTCTCAGCTCACAAGAGGCAAACAAGCTTTCACTCAACAAATTGAGGAGCTGAAGAGACTAATTGAGGAGGAGGTTAAG gCCAAGAACGCCCTGGCCCATGCTTTGCAGTCATCCCGCCATGATTGCGATCTGCTGCGGGAGCAGtttgaggaggagcaggaggccaaGGCTGAACTGCAGCGTGGAATGTCCAAGGCTAACAGTGAGGTGGCTCAGTGGAGAACCAAATATGAAACTGATGCCATCCAGCGTactgaggagctggaggaggccaa GAAAAAGCTGGCTCAGCGTCTGCAAGAAGCAGAGGAGCAAATAGAGGCTGTCAACTCCAAGTGTGCCTCTCTGGAGAAGACCAAGCAGAGACTGCAGGGTGAAGTGGAGGATCTCATGATTGATGTGGAGAGAGCAAATGCCCAGGCTGCTAACCTTGACAAAAAGCAGAGGAACTTTGATAAG GTTCTGGCAGAGTGCAAGCAGAAGTTTGAGGAAGGCCAAGCAGAGCTTGAAGGTGCTCAGAAAGAAGCCCGTACTCTCAGCACTGAGCTGTTCAAGATGAAGAACTCTTATGAAGAAGCTCTGGATCAGCTGGAGACCCTGAAGCGAGAGAACAAGAACTTGCAGC AGGAGATTGCAGACCTGACTGAACAGATTGGTGAGTCAGGAAAAGCCATTCATGAACTGGAGAAGGCTAAGAAGACTGTGGAGACTGAGAAGGCAGAGATCCAGACTGCACTGGAAGAGGCAGAG GGAACTCTGGAGCATGAAGAGTCCAAGATTCTGCGTGTCCAGCTGGAACTGAACCAGATCAAGGGTGAGGTTGACAGGAAGCTCGCTGAGAAGGACGAGGAGATGGAGCAGATTAAGAGGAACAGTCAGAGAGTGGTCGAATCTATGCAGAGCACTCTTGACTCTGAGGTCAGGAGCAGGAACGATGCTCTGAGAGtgaagaagaagatggagggagaTCTCAATGAAATGGAGATTCAGCTGAGCCATGCCAACCGCCAAGCTGCTGAAGCTCAGAAACAACTGAGGAACATTCAGGGACAGCTGAAG GATGCCCAACTGCACCTTGATGATGCGCTCAGAAGTCAGGAGGATCTGAAGGAGCAGGCTGCCATGGTGGAGCGCAGGAACACTCTGATGCTGGCTGAGATTGAGGAACTGAGGGCTGCcctggagcagacagagagaggccgcaAAGTGGCTGAGCAGGAGCTGGTGGACGCCAGCGAGCGTGTGGGTCTGCTGCACTCCCAG AACACAAGCCTTCTGAACACCAAGAAGAAGTTGGAAGGTGACTTTGTTCAGCTTCAGAGTGAAGTGGATGACACCATCCAGGAAGCaagaaatgcagaggaaaaggCTAAGAAGGCCATTACTGAT GCGGCCATgatggcagaggagctgaagaaggagcaggaCACCAGTGCTCACCtggagaggatgaagaagaaCCTGGAGATCACAGTCAAGGATCTGCAGCACCGTCTGGATGAGGCTGAGAATCTGGCCATGAAGGGCGGAAAGAAACAGCTCCAGAAACTGGAGTCAAGG GTGCGTGAGCTGGAGTCTGAGGTTGAAGGTGAGCAGAAACGTGGAGCAGATGCTGTTAAAGGTGTCCGTAAATATGAGAGAAGAGTCAAGGAGCTCACCTACCAG ACTGAGGAGGACAAGAAGAACATCAACAGACTGCAGGATCTGGTGGACAAGCTGCAGCTGAAGGTCAAGGCCTACAAGAGGCAGGCTGAGGAAGCG GAGGAACAAGCCAATACCCACCTGTCCAAGTTCAGAAAGGTGCAGCATGAGCTTGAGGAGGCTGAGGAGCGTGCAGACATTGCCGAATCTCAGGTCAACAAGATGAGAGCCAAGAGCCGTGATGCTGGCAAA gccaAAGAGTCAGCGGAATAA